From Funiculus sociatus GB2-C1, a single genomic window includes:
- a CDS encoding metallothionein has product MTTVTSMKCACESCLCVVSLSDAVQKDGKYYCGEACANGHESGNGCSHDGCTCG; this is encoded by the coding sequence ATGACTACTGTCACCTCAATGAAATGTGCCTGTGAATCTTGCCTGTGCGTCGTTTCCCTCAGCGATGCGGTGCAAAAAGACGGTAAATACTACTGCGGCGAAGCTTGTGCTAACGGTCATGAATCTGGAAACGGCTGTAGCCATGACGGTTGTACCTGCGGCTAA
- a CDS encoding ArsR/SmtB family transcription factor, which produces MSVQLSADGAVTHLIQQTENLNCNPPHSVEINEINQLQGQILNTEKSQRMAGFFSLLGDANRLRIVSVLAVKELCVCDVAAALDMSESAVSHQLRTLRAMRLVSYRKQGRKVFYRLQDNHVLDLYRSVAEHLDET; this is translated from the coding sequence ATGTCAGTGCAACTTTCAGCTGATGGCGCTGTAACCCATTTGATTCAGCAAACAGAGAATCTCAATTGTAATCCGCCACACTCGGTTGAGATTAATGAAATCAACCAACTCCAAGGTCAAATTCTCAATACAGAAAAATCCCAGCGCATGGCTGGATTTTTCAGCCTTTTGGGGGATGCTAATCGTCTACGGATTGTTTCCGTTTTGGCAGTTAAAGAACTTTGTGTTTGCGACGTGGCAGCTGCACTGGACATGAGCGAATCAGCTGTTTCTCATCAATTGCGAACTTTACGAGCAATGCGACTGGTAAGTTACCGCAAGCAAGGGCGTAAGGTTTTTTATCGTCTTCAAGATAATCATGTTCTAGATTTATATCGGTCTGTCGCAGAACACTTAGATGAAACTTAG
- a CDS encoding iron chelate uptake ABC transporter family permease subunit produces the protein MQRAIAGSVLMGLLGGLLGSFVTLRQLSFFSHAVGHAALVGLVMGVLLQLDPTWMLLPFTVIFGLAVLYLIDQTNLASDNILSIVLSGALAIGVILSSLIPGYRGNLMSALFGDILAINNNDLLLVLLLLLGSAVFLLSTLRQQILLTLNPAVAKVQGIPIQQYRYLFVVLLSLAVAVSIKAVGILLVNAFLVIPASTAKLLSHQFIYFLSFSVLLGALSSVAGMTVSGFFNFASGPSIVLVQFLLFLTVLGWAKLTTKPKTES, from the coding sequence ATGCAGCGTGCGATCGCGGGTAGCGTCCTGATGGGGCTACTAGGTGGCTTGCTTGGTAGCTTCGTTACCCTACGCCAATTGTCTTTTTTCAGTCACGCCGTCGGTCATGCTGCTTTAGTCGGTTTAGTCATGGGAGTTTTATTGCAGCTAGATCCCACCTGGATGCTGCTACCCTTCACAGTGATTTTTGGTTTAGCCGTACTTTACCTTATCGACCAAACCAATCTCGCCAGCGACAACATCCTCAGCATTGTTCTCTCAGGTGCTTTGGCAATCGGTGTCATCCTCAGCAGCTTAATCCCCGGCTACCGAGGGAACCTGATGAGCGCTCTATTTGGCGATATTCTGGCAATTAATAATAACGATTTGCTACTTGTCCTACTGCTGTTGCTGGGTTCAGCCGTATTTTTACTGTCAACCTTGCGTCAGCAAATTTTGTTGACGCTTAACCCAGCCGTAGCAAAAGTTCAAGGTATCCCCATCCAGCAGTACCGCTACTTATTCGTGGTACTGCTTTCCCTTGCCGTTGCTGTTTCCATCAAAGCTGTAGGCATTCTACTGGTAAATGCCTTTCTGGTGATCCCTGCCTCCACTGCCAAATTGCTGAGTCACCAATTTATCTACTTTCTATCTTTCTCCGTCTTGTTAGGTGCCTTAAGTAGTGTTGCTGGAATGACGGTTTCCGGTTTTTTCAACTTTGCCTCTGGGCCTAGCATCGTTCTAGTCCAATTTTTGCTATTTCTTACAGTTTTGGGCTGGGCTAAGTTGACAACAAAACCGAAAACTGAGTCATAA